From the genome of Blautia pseudococcoides, one region includes:
- a CDS encoding alpha-L-rhamnosidase, whose translation MLKVKKIHMDYQVNPVGVEAMPQFGWELESDRRNVVQTSYRLQIAADRAFSELIYDSGQIQDRESAHIFVKDTEIMPASKYFVRVRVWTAEEETGWSETAWFVTSLLEEGLKAPFVSGETDDSYKEESKGTYVRGTFRVKGKVREAYAFTTALGLYNFYLNGEKVGEDEMTPGWTSYRRHLLYQTYDVASALKEGINVAGAMLGAGWYKGIMGLTRARNNYGSKTGFAMQIYIRYEDGSTETVCTGPSWKGCDAPVVFADIYNGEIYDAAKEIPGWAVDAAPQGEWRDVVLVPFDTGVLRAQSGSRVRVMDELPAKRIFRTPKGELVIDFGQNLAGRIRVTAYGKPGDVIELHCFEVLDHEGNVYLDNLRHAKASMKYTFAREGTVTYHPHFTYMGFQYAKIVSWPGEAEKENFTACTLHSEMERTGNITCSHPLLNQLHHNYLWGLKGNFLDVPTDCPQRDERLGWTGDAQIFCRTACYLMNTYTFYKKWLRDVEADQTPEGGVPHVVPNIEEGRTDGNWLLRQGPHSAAAWADVAVINPWTLYLMYGDKAILERQYSSMKAWIDFMRCHSEDHIWNYKLQFGDWVALDAEEGSYFGATPNDLTCTAYYAYSTGLFAKMARALGKEETAREYEKLYSHIVEKFQRTFFKDDGTMTAQTQTAHIVALYFKLVPQAYVKKTVAGLKRLLDKENGHLVTGFVGTPYFCHALSQNGCVKEAYDLLLKEDFPSWLYQVKMGATTVWEHWDGIKPDGSMWSPGMNSFNHYAYGAIGEWMYRVMAGIEADEACTGFKHAVFYPRIGGGLQFVDGTYHSIYGEEGVRWEREDDKVILTVRIPANTTASVRLDEAEEVLEADSLSFVQKSGYMEAEAGSGTYRILFRRGEHHGFGNL comes from the coding sequence ATGCTGAAAGTAAAAAAGATACATATGGATTATCAGGTCAATCCGGTGGGCGTGGAGGCTATGCCGCAGTTTGGATGGGAGCTGGAAAGTGACAGGAGAAATGTGGTGCAGACAAGCTACAGACTGCAGATCGCAGCGGACCGGGCATTTTCGGAACTTATATATGACAGCGGGCAAATACAGGACCGTGAATCAGCGCATATTTTTGTTAAGGATACAGAGATCATGCCAGCATCTAAATATTTTGTCCGTGTCCGGGTATGGACAGCAGAAGAGGAGACAGGATGGAGTGAAACGGCCTGGTTTGTCACCTCCCTTTTGGAGGAGGGCCTTAAGGCTCCGTTTGTCTCCGGGGAGACGGATGATTCCTATAAAGAGGAGTCAAAAGGCACATATGTAAGGGGAACTTTCCGGGTAAAGGGAAAAGTAAGGGAAGCCTACGCATTTACCACTGCCCTTGGTCTTTATAACTTTTATCTGAACGGGGAGAAGGTGGGGGAAGACGAGATGACACCGGGCTGGACCTCCTACCGCAGACATCTGCTGTATCAGACCTATGATGTGGCTTCTGCTCTGAAAGAAGGCATAAATGTGGCAGGGGCCATGCTGGGCGCCGGATGGTATAAGGGAATTATGGGTCTTACACGTGCCAGAAACAACTATGGCAGTAAAACCGGATTTGCCATGCAGATATATATCCGGTATGAGGACGGAAGTACAGAGACAGTGTGCACCGGCCCATCCTGGAAGGGTTGTGATGCTCCGGTTGTGTTTGCGGATATTTACAACGGCGAAATTTATGATGCGGCGAAAGAAATCCCGGGCTGGGCCGTGGATGCAGCCCCACAGGGAGAATGGAGAGATGTGGTACTGGTACCCTTTGATACAGGGGTTCTCCGGGCACAGAGCGGTTCCAGGGTCCGGGTAATGGATGAACTGCCTGCAAAGCGGATCTTCAGAACGCCGAAAGGGGAACTGGTCATTGATTTCGGCCAGAACCTGGCAGGACGCATCCGGGTGACTGCATACGGAAAACCGGGAGATGTGATCGAGCTGCACTGTTTTGAGGTGCTGGATCATGAAGGGAACGTATATCTGGATAATCTGCGGCATGCAAAGGCTTCCATGAAATATACATTTGCCAGAGAGGGAACCGTCACTTATCATCCTCATTTTACTTATATGGGCTTTCAGTATGCAAAGATCGTCTCCTGGCCCGGAGAGGCAGAGAAAGAAAATTTTACGGCCTGTACCCTGCATTCAGAGATGGAGAGGACAGGAAACATAACCTGTTCCCATCCGCTTTTAAATCAGCTTCACCACAATTACCTGTGGGGGCTGAAGGGGAATTTTCTGGATGTGCCCACAGACTGTCCCCAGAGAGACGAGCGCCTGGGATGGACAGGGGATGCACAGATTTTCTGCCGTACCGCCTGCTATCTTATGAATACATACACCTTTTATAAAAAGTGGCTCAGAGATGTGGAGGCGGACCAGACACCGGAAGGGGGCGTGCCCCATGTAGTGCCAAACATAGAAGAGGGCCGTACGGACGGAAACTGGCTTCTGAGGCAGGGCCCTCATTCCGCGGCAGCCTGGGCGGACGTGGCAGTGATCAATCCCTGGACTTTGTATCTCATGTATGGGGATAAGGCCATTTTAGAGAGGCAGTACAGCAGCATGAAAGCATGGATCGATTTCATGAGGTGTCATTCGGAAGATCATATCTGGAATTATAAACTGCAGTTTGGGGATTGGGTTGCCCTGGACGCGGAGGAGGGGAGCTATTTCGGCGCCACGCCCAATGACCTGACTTGTACGGCATATTATGCGTATTCCACCGGACTTTTTGCAAAGATGGCAAGAGCCCTTGGGAAAGAGGAGACAGCCCGGGAATATGAAAAGCTGTACAGCCATATTGTGGAAAAATTCCAGAGAACATTTTTTAAGGATGACGGAACCATGACTGCCCAGACACAGACAGCCCATATTGTTGCCTTGTATTTCAAACTGGTACCGCAGGCATATGTGAAGAAGACTGTGGCGGGACTGAAACGGCTCCTGGATAAGGAAAACGGGCATCTGGTCACCGGTTTTGTGGGTACACCGTATTTCTGTCATGCCCTCAGTCAGAACGGGTGTGTAAAAGAGGCTTATGATCTGCTTCTGAAGGAGGATTTCCCCTCCTGGCTGTATCAGGTGAAAATGGGTGCCACTACGGTCTGGGAACACTGGGACGGCATTAAGCCCGATGGTTCCATGTGGAGCCCCGGCATGAATTCCTTTAACCATTATGCTTACGGCGCCATCGGAGAATGGATGTACCGGGTCATGGCCGGTATTGAGGCTGATGAAGCCTGCACAGGGTTCAAACATGCTGTTTTTTATCCGCGCATAGGCGGCGGCCTGCAGTTCGTGGACGGTACTTATCATTCCATCTATGGGGAGGAGGGTGTGCGCTGGGAAAGGGAGGATGACAAGGTCATACTTACAGTCAGGATCCCTGCCAATACCACCGCCAGCGTGCGCTTGGACGAGGCAGAAGAGGTTCTTGAGGCGGACAGCCTTTCCTTTGTACAGAAAAGTGGCTATATGGAGGCAGAAGCCGGGTCAGGCACTTACCGTATCCTTTTCCGGAGAGGAGAACATCACGGATTTGGTAATCTGTAA